The DNA region TTGCTGAGCCTGTCGCTGCCCCCGGCGGAATAACCTCTCTGCCCGGATTTGCGCTTGAGCGGCCTCGGGAAGATCCGCTTAAGGAATTTCTTCATCAAACAAACCTCGCCTTGATCCTGCCGCTGTGGCCCTCACCGTTGGCGATGCGCTCAGCCTTCTCCTCCATGACCACCTGCTGTCGCCAGAAAGACCATTCGTCCCGTATTTCTTTGTGGGACATGTGCTGGAGTGACCGCCCGGCGATGGTGTAGTTCAGATCACTGCGGGAGGCCCGCCCCTGAATGACGGCCTCGAGGGCGTCGAGGGTTTTCCTGGCATGGGTGCGGCCGTCGTAGGCCCCTGAGACGGAGGACAGATCCTCGAGTACGATGATGGACCCGAGATCCACAGTGTAGACATCGGACCCGTCGGTGACTTTCGCGGACCAGTTATAGACCCCTGGCTCCCACACCGCGGTCGTCGCCGGCGCAACGGAAACCAGGTGGGTGCCGTCACCATTATCAGATGCCGTGATGTCGATTTCACCGGGGAGCCCGCGGAGGGCGTAGGAGAGCGTCCAGGTTGCTGGAGGATAATCGGACAGCGCACGAGTCCACTTGACGGTATCGCCAGCGCGGACCTGTGAAGGCTCTGTGGTAGGAATGGTCGTCACATAACCTCTCCCGGCTGTTGCTTGAGGAACGGTGTGATTATGTGACAAGTGTAGAGTGGTGTTTAACGGTGGGATACGTCGTTATGTCCGCTTATGTCCGCTTGTGGCACGTCATTTTTCGTCTCGATTTCCCGAATGGCGCTGTCTGGGATGAGATATCCCCTCCCGCCAGGCGAGATAGTCGCGCAGATTTTGCCATCGTGGATCCAGCGGCGGACAGTCCGCTGGGACCGGTGGAACCGGTGGGCCACATCTTTCACGGTCCAGTATCTCATCCAGCCCATCTCCTTACTACCAGTTTTTCACGAACCCGCCCTTACGGCGTCTCTTCGCTTTCGCAGGTTTAGGCGGTGGCGTCTCGGCGGGTGATTCATCTTTCTTCATCTCCTCCGCTTTCCGCTCGAGTTGCTTCGCGCGAGCCTCCACCAGGCGGTAAGGATCCGAGGCCATGGAGTAGATCGCGGCGATGTTGTAGACGCGCAGATCCAGCGCCTCGTTGCGCAGCCCTGGCCGCCGCTTCTCCCAGACGCGGCGACGGCCCTTTACCACCTGGTGCTCTGCGGTGAGCTGTTTAAAATATTCCCCTTCGTAGCCGTCACCCTCCGGAAAGTGGCAGTAGCCTGGCCCATGGGCCTCCGTCGTCAACCAGGCATAGAGAACATCTTTCGTGGTGTTCGTCCGAACGCTATAGAGCGGGACGCCGCCCACGACCTTCCCCCTCACCTTCCGGGTCCTCGCCAGGGAACGAATGACAATATCAGACTTCTTGTCGTCACGGTCCTCCCCCTTGATAGCGAAATATCCGAGCGCCGTCCTGCGGCGGGTGAACTTGTAAACGTCGTCCGTCAGGTAGCCTGAGTCCACGAACACCCGGCTAATCTGGAGGTCAACCCCAAGGGCGTGGCGACGCGGGCGCCGCAGGAATGTCTCGAGGTCCTGCCAGACGTGAGGCTGCCGGGGATCCCCGGAGATGGCGCCGTGCTCGATCCCCCAGGACTCGAGTCCGAGTCCCCACCCAAGGATTTCGTATTCCAGCCGGTCAGCCTGTACGTCAACCGAGGCAGTGAGAAGGCAGACGGCCGGAGGAAGAAGGGGACCATATCTTGACACGTTCGCCTGCAGTTGCTCGATGTCGATCTTCTCGCTGGGCGGTTCCCAGACCTCGGCAAGAGATGTGTTCAGCCACACCTTGAATTTCTGTGGGTTGTTGTCCTTTTTGGCGGAGAGGAACTGTTGGACGATATCAGCCCAGCGCTTCCATGGGCTGTAAAGCCCGTTGATATGGAAGCCGGCAACGGGTCGGCCCTTGTGTCTCGGGATCCACTTCCCCCCCACAAGCATGTCCTGCTTGTGGTCCTCGGTTATCAGTACACCACAGTGCCGGCAGGCGTAGAGGACCTCACCTGTCAGCTGGTGGTCCTTGTGATCAAACCGCAGGTTCGCCCATTCCAGCACCTGGCGCTGGCCGCAGTCAGGACATGGGACATGATACTGCCTCTGGTCGGAGGCCTCATACTCAGACTCGATAGCGGAAAGGCCGGCTTCGGTCGGGGTCGAGAGATCAAACTCCTTCCGCCAGGCGTAGGTCTGGGTGCGCTCGCGGGCCAGCAGCTTGGGGTCCCCCTGGCCGCCAACGTCAGCCGGGTACTCGTCGATCTCATCGAGGACGAGGTATTTGATGGGCATGCTGCGGAGGCCAGCCGGTGAGTTGGCCCCGGTGAGGATCATCGACCCCCCTGGGAACTCTTTCATCATGAGCGTATTGCCCGAGTCCTTCACCGTCCTGTCGGTGATCCTGGATCTGAGCTCAGGCGTGGCCGCGACAGTGGGGGCGATCCGGAGCTTGCTGAACTTGTCCCGGGCCACCTCGATGGTCGGCTGCACGATGAGCATGTTGCTGGGATCCAGGTGTACCACGAAGCCCGCCAGGTTGATGGCCGCCTCCGTACCTCCCACCTGGGCAGGCTTCATAAACACGACTCGGGAGACCCCGCTATATGGGGAGAGGCAGTCCATGATCTCCCGCAAGTATGGGGTGCGGTCGGTGGACCAGGGCCCGGGCTCGGCGGCCGACTCCCTGGGCAAATAACGATATTTGTCAGCCCACTGGCTGACGGTGAGATTGGGGACGGGCCGCAGGTGCTCACAGATGGTCAAATACTGGTTGAGGTCTCCGTCA from bacterium includes:
- a CDS encoding phage terminase large subunit family protein, which codes for MTICEHLRPVPNLTVSQWADKYRYLPRESAAEPGPWSTDRTPYLREIMDCLSPYSGVSRVVFMKPAQVGGTEAAINLAGFVVHLDPSNMLIVQPTIEVARDKFSKLRIAPTVAATPELRSRITDRTVKDSGNTLMMKEFPGGSMILTGANSPAGLRSMPIKYLVLDEIDEYPADVGGQGDPKLLARERTQTYAWRKEFDLSTPTEAGLSAIESEYEASDQRQYHVPCPDCGQRQVLEWANLRFDHKDHQLTGEVLYACRHCGVLITEDHKQDMLVGGKWIPRHKGRPVAGFHINGLYSPWKRWADIVQQFLSAKKDNNPQKFKVWLNTSLAEVWEPPSEKIDIEQLQANVSRYGPLLPPAVCLLTASVDVQADRLEYEILGWGLGLESWGIEHGAISGDPRQPHVWQDLETFLRRPRRHALGVDLQISRVFVDSGYLTDDVYKFTRRRTALGYFAIKGEDRDDKKSDIVIRSLARTRKVRGKVVGGVPLYSVRTNTTKDVLYAWLTTEAHGPGYCHFPEGDGYEGEYFKQLTAEHQVVKGRRRVWEKRRPGLRNEALDLRVYNIAAIYSMASDPYRLVEARAKQLERKAEEMKKDESPAETPPPKPAKAKRRRKGGFVKNW